In Brassica rapa cultivar Chiifu-401-42 chromosome A06, CAAS_Brap_v3.01, whole genome shotgun sequence, a single window of DNA contains:
- the LOC103872948 gene encoding protein ALTERED PHOSPHATE STARVATION RESPONSE 1: MGCSPSKLDGLPAVALCRDRCNSLEETLRRSYALADAHSAYLLSLNTVGPALHRFFDQAVESPPDVDSDANESPDTSSPESSSPTHSVSTSSDSDLPPKFDSDNEEDGNKGKYCHLFRNHEPFHSRNYESGINTPPPPPPPPSTNAWDFINFFESYEFPYNTNLKELKDKETTRCNDEDKPKKKNAPIRKNDEKIRREEDKCVLKILEKKKKLKPEKTREPKDQKVSSDFSEVTKQWQEMFKEASEAGSEVSKMLDTSRFRYYQKTSVYQASSNVLYAKKMTPVEDFGSSFSNLSSTLKKLFMWEKKLYQEVKAEEKLRTSHMKRCKELRRLEGKSTTDVNKLESIRSSIQCLSTRITVSIQMIDNICLMINKLRDEELWSQIKKLIHRLSEMWSSMLECHSRQSRVIAEAKKLDKMTFKGNLDISQLELAMELKLELRNWSQSLSNWIDAQDQYVKALNSWLMRCLKQEPQEPTPDLSEEPPLFGAVNSWSLSLGRSDGEKEFTEAVYALLMQISRQVEKRRMELEEQRTVNGGDKDAERKLVMLEKEEQKMQRKMKTVPSVELMGSLNLKANMVEIFKCVEKLSTNLKQSYEEVDLSF, from the exons ATGGGCTGCTCACCCTCAAAGCTCGACGGTTTACCCGCCGTAGCTCTATGCCGCGACCGCTGCAACTCACTTGAGGAGACGCTCCGCCGTAGCTACGCACTAGCCGACGCTCACTCCGCTTATCTCCTCTCACTAAACACAGTCGGTCCAGCTCTCCACAGATTCTTCGATCAAGCCGTCGAGTCTCCGCCGGACGTTGACTCCGACGCCAACGAATCTCCGGACACGTCTTCGCCGGAATCATCTTCCCCGACTCACTCCGTGAGCACCAGTTCAGACTCCGATTTGCCTCCAAAATTCGATTCCGATAACGAGGAAGATGGAAACAAAGGTAAGTACTGTCATCTCTTTAGAAATCATGAACCGTTCCACTCCCGGAATTACGAATCCGGCATTAACACACcgcctccgccgccgccgcctcCGAGTACCAACGCTTGGGATTTCATCAACTTCTTCGAGAGCTATGAGTTTCCGTACAACACGAATCTTAAGGAGTTGAAGGATAAAGAGACCACTCGTTGCAATGATGAAGATaagccaaagaaaaaaaatgctcCTATTCGCAAAAACGATGAGAAGATTAGAAGAGAGGAAGACAAGTGTGTCCTAAAAATCttagagaagaaaaagaaacttaAACCGGAGAAAACCAGAGAACCAAAGGATCAAAAAGTTTCGTCGGATTTCTCAGAAGTCACAAAGCAATGGCAGGAGATGTTCAAGGAGGCTTCAGAAGCAGGGAGTGAGGTTTCGAAGATGCTCGACACTTCCAGGTTCAGATATTACCAGAAAACCTCAGTTTATCAAG CTTCTTCAAACGTTCTTTACGCAAAGAAGATGACTCCAGTGGAAGATTTTGGATCTAGTTTCAGTAATCTTTCATCTACTCTGAAGAAACTTTTCATGTGGGAGAAGAAACTGTACCAAGAAGTAAAG GCTGAGGAGAAACTCCGCACATCTCACATGAAGAGATGCAAAGAATTGAGAAGACTGGAAGGGAAGAGTACAACAGATGTAAACAAACTCGAATCCATTCGTTCTTCGATTCAGTGTTTGTCCACAAGAATAACAGTCTCTATCCAAATGATAGACAACATATGTCTTATGATAAACAAGTTACGCGATGAAGAACTCTGGTCTCAGATTAAAAAATTGATCCACAG GTTGTCTGAGATGTGGAGCTCTATGCTAGAATGTCACAGTAGGCAATCCAGAGTAATCGCAGAGGCtaagaagcttgataagatGACATTTAAGGGAAATCTAGACATATCTCAGCTTGAGCTTGCCATGGAATTGAAACTGGAGCTAAGAAACTGGAGCCAAAGCTTATCTAACTGGATAGATGCTCAGGATCAGTATGTTAAGGCCTTAAACAGTTGGCTAATGCGCTGTCTGAAGCAAGAGCCTCAAGAACCAACACCAGATCTCTCAGAAGAGCCGCCACTGTTTGGAGCTGTTAACAGCTGGTCTCTGTCTCTTGGGAGATCAGATGGAGAAAAGGAATTTACGGAAGCGGTTTACGCGCTCTTGATGCAGATAAGCCGTCAGGTGGAGAAACGGAGGATGGAGTTGGAGGAACAGAGGACGGTTAATGGAGGGGATAAGGATGCAGAGAGGAAACTTGTGATGTTAGAGAAGGAAGAGCAGAAGATGCAGAGGAAGATGAAGACAGTACCATCTGTTGAACTAATGGGGAGTTTGAATCTGAAGGCGAACATGGTGGAGATTTTCAAATGTGTAGAGAAGTTATCTACAAACTTGAAACAGAGTTATGAGGAGGTTGACttgagtttttaa
- the LOC117126062 gene encoding glutathione S-transferase T3-like: protein MDPFTINSPGFTSLLASQSSPAMDCDFSEAVANSPGIVKPVLKRKWSTKEDLVLMSGWLNTGKDAILTGSVAREWSQCKQRWGRVNEQVCKFVGSYEAALKEQSSGENENDVMKAAHDIFFNDYHAKFAMEHCWRELRYDQKWKSYSKSRDAGKEKRKENEEVMPEEEVRPAGVKAAKASKRKRHRNEAAFDQIESILAARKKISQQKLLDRLLAKNDTDLSPNEISLKNKLVSELLD from the exons ATGGATCCCTTTACCATAAACTCTCCCGGGTTTACTTCGCTCCTAGCTTCGCAGAGTAGTCCAGCAATGGACTGCGACTTTTCTGAGGCAGTAGCCAACTCTCCCGGGATAGTGAAACCGGTCCTAAAGAGAAAGTGGTCGACAAAAGAAGACCTAGTGCTCATGAGTGGGTGGCTGAACACGGGCAAGGATGCTATT CTCACTGGCTCAGTTGCTAGAGAGTGGAGTCAGTGTAAGCAGAGGTGGGGAAGGGTGAACGAGCAGGTGTGCAAGTTTGTGGGGAGTTATGAGGCGGCTTTGAAAGAGCAATCTAGTGGTGAAAATGAGAATGATGTCATGAAGGCTGCCCATGACATCTTCTTTAATGATTACCATGCCAAGTTCGCCATGGAACACTGTTGGAGGGAACTGAGATATGATCAGAAATGGAAGTCATACTCCAAGTCCAGAGATGCCGGGAAGGAGAAAAGGAAGGAGAATGAAGAGGTGATGCCTGAGGAGGAGGTTAGACCGGCGGGTGTAAAGGCTGCGAAAGCAAGCAAGCGCAAGCGGCACCGGAATGAAGCTGCTTTCGATCAAATAGAGAGCATCCTGGCTGCGAGAAAGAAAATATCCCAGCAGAAACTCCTTGATCGTCTCCTAGCCAAAAATGACACTGATCTATCTCCAAATGAAATCAGTCTCAAAAACAAACTCGTTTCTGAACTGCTAGATTGA
- the LOC103872843 gene encoding O-fucosyltransferase 6 — protein MAFQRRRYNYYNRLRRLLPLICGFSGALLILFALLSVFSPPPDDSDRRISKQINYGVNDEKKHVAVVFRVPRSGGRSDRDIWRSWNAQLFHGCCNASTKFPNAKAITRSDRYLAIATSGGLNQQRTGIVDAVVAARILNATLVIPKLDQKSYWKDASDFSHIFQVDWFISFLSKDVKIIEQLPPKGGQTWTPRRMRVPRKCNEKCYINRVLPVLQKRHAVQLNKFDYRLSNKLRDDLQKLRCRVNYHALKFTDPILKMGNELVRRMRLRSKHYIALHLRFEPDMLAFSGCYYGGGDKEKKELASIRRRWKTLHVNNPEKQRRQGRCPLTPEEVGLMLRALGYGSDVHIYVASGEVYGGEESLAPLKALFPHFYSKDTIATKEELEPFSSYSSRMAALDFLVCDESDVFVTNNNGNMARILAGRRRYFGHKPTIRPNAKKLYKLFLSKENTTWEEFASRVRTFQKGFMGEPKEVRAGRGEFHENPSTCICEATEAKAKEGGMDSRKLGKKKQKEGDEPKEDEDAEWSSDYEEDQTDLHDRGLYNGTRLDYEDMSSDEPELEEMLSD, from the exons ATGGCTTTCCAGCGGCGGCGCTACAATTACTACAACCGTCTCCGCCGTCTCCTCCCGCTTATTTGCGGCTTCTCCGGAGCTCTTCTCATCCTCTTCGCCCTCCTCTCCGTCTTTTCCCCTCCTCCTGATGATTCCGATCGCCGCATTTcc AAGCAGATTAACTATGGAGTCAATGATGAGAAGAAGCACGTAGCAGTGGTGTTCAGAGTTCCG AGAAGTGGAGGGAGATCAGATCGTGATATCTGGCGTTCTTGGAATGCTCAACTCTTTCACGGTTGCTGCAACGCAAGCACCAAGTTCCCAA ATGCTAAAGCAATTACTAGAAGTGATCGGTACTTGGCAATCGCCACTAGTGGTGGTTTAAACCAACAGCGAACTGGA ATCGTAGATGCTGTTGTTGCTGCTCGAATTCTAAACGCTACCCTTGTTATTCCTAAGTTAGACCAGAAATCCTACTGGAAAGATGCCAG TGACTTCTCCCATATCTTCCAAGTTGACTGGTTTATATCGTTTCTCTCAAAAGACGTCAAAATCATTGAGCAACTTCCACCTAAAGGAGGACAAACGTGGACCCCCAGAAGAATGCGTGTACCTAGAAAATGCAATGAGAAATGTTACATCAATCGGGTTTTACCTGTTCTTCAGAAAAGGCAT GCAGTTCAGTTGAACAAATTTGATTACAGACTCTCAAACAAGTTGAGAGATGATTTGCAGAAGCTGAGGTGCAGAGTAAACTATCACGCGCTTAAGTTCACTGATCCCATTCTCAAAATGGGCAACGAACTAGTCAGAAGAATGCGGTTAAGGAGCAAACACTACATTGCTTTACACCTTAGGTTTGAGCCAGACATGCTAGCCTTCTCGGGATGTTACTATGGTGGTGGTGACAAGGAGAAGAAAGAGTTGGCATCAATCAGAAGGAGATGGAAAACTTTACAT GTGAATAACCCTGAAAAGCAAAGGAGACAAGGAAGATGTCCACTTACACCAGAAGAAGTTGGATTAATGCTTAGAGCTTTGGGATATGGAAGTGATGTTCATATATATGTTGCATCAGGTGAGGTTTACGGAGGAGAAGAGTCATTAGCTCCGTTGAAAGCGCTTTTCCCACATTTCTATTCTAAAGACACTATAGCTACCAAAGAGGAGCTAGAACCGTTTTCTTCTTACTCTTCACGAATGGCTGCGTTGGACTTCCTTGTGTGCGATGAAAGCGATGTCTTTGTAACAAACAATAACGGGAACATGGCGAGAATATTAGCTGGTCGAAG GAGATATTTTGGACATAAACCGACGATTAGACCGAATGCAAAGAAGCTGTACAAGTTGTTTCTAAGCAAAGAGAACACAACTTGGGAGGAGTTTGCTTCAAGAGTCAGAACGTTTCAGAAAGGATTCATGGGAGAGCCCAAGGAAGTCAGAGCCGGTAGAGGTGAGTTTCATGAGAATCCGTCCACTTGTATATGCGAAGCTACAGAAGCTAAGGCAAAAGAAGGAGGTATGGATTCAAGAAAACTCggtaagaaaaaacaaaaagaaggtGATGAACCGAAGGAAGATGAAGATGCAGAGTGGTCGTCAGATTATGAGGAAGACCAAACTGATTTGCATGACAGAGGGTTGTATAATGGTACGAGGTTGGATTATGAGGATATGTCTTCGGATGAGCCTGAGCTTGAAGAAATGCTGTCAGATTGa
- the LOC103864422 gene encoding uncharacterized protein LOC103864422, with the protein MSSSSNDEVYEVFEEMVDEQIDDFMDSVIANDPKRRVYIERDREQGHNQLWHDYFSENPTYPREMFRRRFRMNKPLFLRIVERLNNEVPYFQQQRNGHGRCGLSALQKCTSAIRMLAYGKAGDANDEYLRLAASTALLCLENFTDAIILLFEGEYLRRPTPEDLQRLLDAGEARGFPGMIGSIDCMHWEWKNCPTAWKGRAPKVKFKVNNHTYRMAYYLTDGIYPNWATFIQSIKLPQGPKAELFAERQESTRKDVERAFGVLQSRFAIVKNPALLWDNEKIGKIMRTCVILHNMIVEDERHRYIQIDTSEFESGESSRSSKVKSRESVNVPMLTIRNQIRDPHLHERLKADLVENVWEKYGNHDK; encoded by the exons ATGTCAAGCTCCTCAAATGATGAAGTATATGAAGTATTTGAAGAAATGGTCGACGAACAAATTGATGATTTCATGGACTCCGTTATTGCCAACGACCCGAAGAGACGAGTGTATATCGAAAGAGATCGGGAACAAGGACACAATCAACTATGGCACGACTATTTTAGTGAAAATCCAACATACCCACGGGAAATGTTTAGGCGgcgttttcgaatgaacaaaCCTTTGTTCCTTCGCATTGTCGAACGCCTAAATAATGAAGTTCCATACTTTCAGCAACAAAGAAATGGTCACGGAAGGTGCGGCCTATCTGCACTTCAAAAATGCACTTCAGCAATACGAATGTTGGCATATGGTAAAGCCGGAGATGCGAatgacgaatatctccgacttgcGGCAAGTACTGCACTTTTATGTTTGGAAAATTTCACGGATGCGATAATACTATTGTTTGAAGGTGAGTATCTAAGAAGACCTACACCAGAAGATCTTCAAAGACTACTTGACGCTGGAGAGGCACGCGGGTTTCCGGGTATGATAGgcagcatcgattgtatgcattgggagtggaaaaactgcccaacGGCTTGGAAAG GTCGAGCCCCTAAAGTTAAGttcaaggtcaacaaccacacttaTCGTATGGCCTACTATCTTACCGACGGAATTTATCCTAATTgggcaacatttatccaatccatcAAACTCCCTCAAGGTCCTAAAGCAGAGTTATTTGCTGAACGTCAAGAATCCAccagaaaagatgtcgaacgggcttttggagtattgcaatcGAGGTTTGCAATTGTTAAAAACCCAGCTCTACTATGGGACAATGAGAAGATAGGAAAGATAATGAGAACTTGTgtcatattgcacaatatgatagtggAGGACGAGCGACACAGATACATTCAAATTGATACATCTGAGTTCGAGTCAGGAGAGTCTAGTCGAAGTTCGAAGGTGAAAAGTAGAGAAAGTGTCAATGTCCCTATGCTTACCATTCGCAATCAAATTCGGGATCCACATTTACATGAGcgtttgaaagctgatttagTTGAAAATGTTTGGGAAAAATATGGTAATCATGATAAATAA
- the LOC103872950 gene encoding probable acyl-activating enzyme 1, peroxisomal isoform X2: MISTFLARVCLNKITFRPTKKKKKRRKMEGTIKSRANYVPLTPISFLDRSAVVYAERTSVVYGSVTYTWRQTRDRCVRVASALSQLGISSGDVVSVLAPNVPAMVELHFAVPMAGALLCTLNIRHDSALVSVLLSHSETKVLFADHQFLQIAQGACEILSKKGEKVPLLVLIQEPSVVVSGKNKKRLMEYEDVVSMGKSNFQVIRPKDECDAISLNYTSGTTSSPKGVVYSHRGAYLNSLATVILNEMHSSPTFLWTNPMFHCNGWCLLWGVAAIGGINICLRNVTAKGIFDNIAKHNVTHMGGAPTILNMIVNASDSEKKPLPRKVSFITGAAPPPAHVIYKMEELGFSMFHSYGLTETYGPGTVCTWKPEWDSLPSEEQAKMKARQGVNHIGIEEVAVKDPVTLRTLPADGVSMGEVVFRGNTVMNGYLKNPEATKESFKGGWFWTGDLGVKHPDGYIELKDRSKDIIISGGENISSIEVESVLFTHPCVLEAAVVARPDEYWGETACAFVKLKDGSKATAEEIISYCRGKLPHYMAPRSIVFEDLPKTSTGKVQKFVLRTKAKAMGSLSKKGTSKL, translated from the exons ATGATAAGCACTTTTCTCGCTAGAGTCTGTCTGAACAAAATCACTTTCcgtcctaccaaaaaaaaaaaaaaaaggagaaaaatggAGGGAACTATTAAGTCACGGGCCAACTACGTTCCTCTCACTCCCATCAGTTTCCTTGATCGATCCGCCGTCGTTTACGCCGAAAGAACATCTGTAGTTTACGGCTCCGTGACCTACACGTGGCGCCAGACCCGTGACCGCTGCGTCAGAGTCGCCTCCGCTCTCTCCCAACTCGGTATCTCCTCCGGCGATGtg GTTTCGGTGTTGGCTCCAAACGTGCCAGCGATGGTTGAGTTACATTTCGCTGTCCCCATGGCTGGAGCTTTGCTCTGTACACTCAACATCCGCCACGACTCCGCACTCGTATCGGTTCTGCTAAGTCACTCAGAGACCAAAGTGCTTTTCGCAGATCATCAGTTTCTCCAAATAGCTCAGGGAGCGTGCGAGATCCTCTCCAAGAAAGGCGAGAAGGTCCCTCTTCTGGTCTTGATCCAAGAGCCTAGCGTTGTTGTTTCAGGGAAGAACAAGAAGAGGTTGATGGAGTACGAAGACGTTGTCTCCATGGGGAAATCGAACTTCCAAGTTATAAGACCAAAGGATGAATGTGACGCAATCTCTCTGAACTACACATCAGGCACGACTTCGAGCCCCAAGGGTGTTGTTTACAGTCACAGAGGCGCTTATTTGAATTCTTTGGCTACCGTTATACTCAACGAGATGCACTCCTCGCCTACTTTCCTATGGACTAATCCAATGTTTCACTGCAATGGATGGTGTTTACTGTGGGGTGTTGCCGCCATCGGTGGGATTAATATATGTTTGAGAAACGTTACCGCAAAGGGTATATTTGATAACATTGCTAAACACAATGTGACTCATATGGGAGGTGCACCAACAATACTGAACATGATCGTTAACGCTAGTGATTCCGAGAAGAAACCGCTTCCTCGGAAGGTGTCTTTTATAACCGGTGCTGCACCACCACCAGCTCATGTGATTTACAAAATGGAGGAGCTGGGGTTCTCTATGTTTCACTCGTATGGGTTGACTGAGACTTATGGACCAGGCACGGTCTGCACGTGGAAGCCTGAGTGGGACTCTTTGCCTAGTGAAGAGCAGGCGAAAATGAAGGCGAGGCAAGGAGTGAATCATATAGGGATTGAAGAAGTCgctgttaaagatcctgtgacCTTGAGGACTTTGCCGGCTGATGGTGTGTCTATGGGTGAGGTTGTCTTCAGGGGGAACACGGTGATGAACGGTTACTTAAAGAACCCTGAAGCCACCAAGGAGTCTTTCAAAGGAGGTTGGTTTTGGACTGGTGACTTGGGGGTTAAACATCCTGATGGCTACATAGAGCTGAAAGATAGGTCCAAAGACATTATAATCTCTGGGGGAGAGAACATAAGCTCGATCGAAGTGGAGTCTGTTCTGTTCACTCATCCTTGTGTTCTTGAAGCGGCTGTAGTTGCGAGGCCTGATGAGTATTGGGGTGAGACTGCTTGTGCGTTTGTGAAGCTTAAAGACGGGTCTAAGGCAACGGCCGAGGAGATTATAAGCTACTGCAGGGGGAAGCTTCCGCATTATATGGCTCCGAGGAGTATTGTGTTTGAGGATCTTCCTAAAACATCGACTGGGAAAGTTCAGAAGTTTGTTCTGAGGACTAAGGCTAAGGCTATGGGAAGCTTATCAAAGAAAGGAACAAGCAAGCTATGA
- the LOC103872950 gene encoding probable acyl-activating enzyme 1, peroxisomal isoform X1: MSFRNFSLPLTTYIEFCIRQRLKKKQSSKGPREEFWALTKGQVEKAIIQSEARRWKNQVADYVAIFSPAIITISIPNWIQLPCRIADKNSLPPFMISTFLARVCLNKITFRPTKKKKKRRKMEGTIKSRANYVPLTPISFLDRSAVVYAERTSVVYGSVTYTWRQTRDRCVRVASALSQLGISSGDVVSVLAPNVPAMVELHFAVPMAGALLCTLNIRHDSALVSVLLSHSETKVLFADHQFLQIAQGACEILSKKGEKVPLLVLIQEPSVVVSGKNKKRLMEYEDVVSMGKSNFQVIRPKDECDAISLNYTSGTTSSPKGVVYSHRGAYLNSLATVILNEMHSSPTFLWTNPMFHCNGWCLLWGVAAIGGINICLRNVTAKGIFDNIAKHNVTHMGGAPTILNMIVNASDSEKKPLPRKVSFITGAAPPPAHVIYKMEELGFSMFHSYGLTETYGPGTVCTWKPEWDSLPSEEQAKMKARQGVNHIGIEEVAVKDPVTLRTLPADGVSMGEVVFRGNTVMNGYLKNPEATKESFKGGWFWTGDLGVKHPDGYIELKDRSKDIIISGGENISSIEVESVLFTHPCVLEAAVVARPDEYWGETACAFVKLKDGSKATAEEIISYCRGKLPHYMAPRSIVFEDLPKTSTGKVQKFVLRTKAKAMGSLSKKGTSKL, translated from the exons ATGTCTTTTAGAAACTTCAGTTTACCTTTGACTACCTACATAGAGTTTTGCATCCGTCAAAGACTCAAAAAG AAGCAATCAAGCAAAGGCCCAAGAGAAGAGTTTTGGGCTTTAACTAAAGGACAAGTAGAGAAAGCAATCATACAAAGCGAAGCACGAAGATGGAAGAACCAAGTGGCTGATTATGTGGCCATCTTTTCTCCAGCAATCATTACCATTTCTATCCCAAATTGGATACAGCTGCCTTGTAGGATAGCTGATAAGAACTCTTTACCCCCATTCATGATAAGCACTTTTCTCGCTAGAGTCTGTCTGAACAAAATCACTTTCcgtcctaccaaaaaaaaaaaaaaaaggagaaaaatggAGGGAACTATTAAGTCACGGGCCAACTACGTTCCTCTCACTCCCATCAGTTTCCTTGATCGATCCGCCGTCGTTTACGCCGAAAGAACATCTGTAGTTTACGGCTCCGTGACCTACACGTGGCGCCAGACCCGTGACCGCTGCGTCAGAGTCGCCTCCGCTCTCTCCCAACTCGGTATCTCCTCCGGCGATGtg GTTTCGGTGTTGGCTCCAAACGTGCCAGCGATGGTTGAGTTACATTTCGCTGTCCCCATGGCTGGAGCTTTGCTCTGTACACTCAACATCCGCCACGACTCCGCACTCGTATCGGTTCTGCTAAGTCACTCAGAGACCAAAGTGCTTTTCGCAGATCATCAGTTTCTCCAAATAGCTCAGGGAGCGTGCGAGATCCTCTCCAAGAAAGGCGAGAAGGTCCCTCTTCTGGTCTTGATCCAAGAGCCTAGCGTTGTTGTTTCAGGGAAGAACAAGAAGAGGTTGATGGAGTACGAAGACGTTGTCTCCATGGGGAAATCGAACTTCCAAGTTATAAGACCAAAGGATGAATGTGACGCAATCTCTCTGAACTACACATCAGGCACGACTTCGAGCCCCAAGGGTGTTGTTTACAGTCACAGAGGCGCTTATTTGAATTCTTTGGCTACCGTTATACTCAACGAGATGCACTCCTCGCCTACTTTCCTATGGACTAATCCAATGTTTCACTGCAATGGATGGTGTTTACTGTGGGGTGTTGCCGCCATCGGTGGGATTAATATATGTTTGAGAAACGTTACCGCAAAGGGTATATTTGATAACATTGCTAAACACAATGTGACTCATATGGGAGGTGCACCAACAATACTGAACATGATCGTTAACGCTAGTGATTCCGAGAAGAAACCGCTTCCTCGGAAGGTGTCTTTTATAACCGGTGCTGCACCACCACCAGCTCATGTGATTTACAAAATGGAGGAGCTGGGGTTCTCTATGTTTCACTCGTATGGGTTGACTGAGACTTATGGACCAGGCACGGTCTGCACGTGGAAGCCTGAGTGGGACTCTTTGCCTAGTGAAGAGCAGGCGAAAATGAAGGCGAGGCAAGGAGTGAATCATATAGGGATTGAAGAAGTCgctgttaaagatcctgtgacCTTGAGGACTTTGCCGGCTGATGGTGTGTCTATGGGTGAGGTTGTCTTCAGGGGGAACACGGTGATGAACGGTTACTTAAAGAACCCTGAAGCCACCAAGGAGTCTTTCAAAGGAGGTTGGTTTTGGACTGGTGACTTGGGGGTTAAACATCCTGATGGCTACATAGAGCTGAAAGATAGGTCCAAAGACATTATAATCTCTGGGGGAGAGAACATAAGCTCGATCGAAGTGGAGTCTGTTCTGTTCACTCATCCTTGTGTTCTTGAAGCGGCTGTAGTTGCGAGGCCTGATGAGTATTGGGGTGAGACTGCTTGTGCGTTTGTGAAGCTTAAAGACGGGTCTAAGGCAACGGCCGAGGAGATTATAAGCTACTGCAGGGGGAAGCTTCCGCATTATATGGCTCCGAGGAGTATTGTGTTTGAGGATCTTCCTAAAACATCGACTGGGAAAGTTCAGAAGTTTGTTCTGAGGACTAAGGCTAAGGCTATGGGAAGCTTATCAAAGAAAGGAACAAGCAAGCTATGA
- the LOC103872844 gene encoding WD repeat-containing protein DWA2: protein MQGGSSGIGYGLKYQARCISDVKADTDYTSFLTGTLSLKEENEVHLLRLSSGGSELICEGLFSHPNEIWDLASCPFDQRIFSTVFSTGESYGAAIWQIPELYGQLNSPQLERVASLDAHVGKINCVLWWPSGRCDKLISMDEQNIFLWSLDCSNKSAEVLSKDSAGMLHSLSGGAWDPHDVNAVAATGESSVQFWDLRTMKKVNSIERAHVRGVDYNPKREHILITAEDESGIHVWDLRKAKAPVQELPGHTHWTWAVKCNPEYDGLILSAGTDSAVNLWYASASSTNNKAPESPVESTRERVNLLLNSYTDYEDSVYGLAWSSREPWVFASLSYDGRVVIESVKPFLPRL from the exons ATGCAAGGAGGATCGTCGGGAATTGGATACGGCTTGAAGTATCAG GCGAGATGTATATCGGATGTGAAAGCCGATACGGATTACACCAGCTTCCTCACTGGAACCCTAAGTCTCAAAGAAGAAAACGAG gtTCATCTGCTGCGTCTGTCATCTGGTGGATCTGAGCTGATATGCGAGGGTCTGTTCTCTCATCCTAATGAGATTTGGGACCTTGCTTCTTGCCCTTTCGATCAACGCATTTTCTCCACTGTCTTTTCCACTG GTGAATCATATGGAGCAGCGATTTGGCAAATTCCTGAGTTGTATGGTCAGCTGAATTCCCCACAACTGGAGCGTGTTGCATCTCTTGATGCACATGTTGGTAAGATTAACTG TGTTCTTTGGTGGCCTTCTGGAAGATGTGACAAGTTGATCAGCATGGATGAACAAAACATTTTCTTGTGGAGCTTGGACTGTTCGAACAAGTCTGCTGAG GTATTATCTAAGGATTCGGCTGGGATGTTGCATTCTTTATCTGGTGGTGCGTGGGATCCACATGATGTAAATGCTGTTGCAGCAACTGGTGAATCATCTGTTCAGTTCTGGGACCTGCGTACCATGAA GAAGGTTAATTCAATTGAACGTGCTCATGTACGAGGTGTTGATTATAATCCCAAGAGAGAACATATACTT ATTACAGCAGAGGATGAATCTGGCATACATGTCTGGGATCTCCGGAAGGCCAAGGCTCCCGTCCAAGAGCTCCCTGGTCATACTCATTG GACATGGGCTGTCAAATGTAACCCCGAGTATGATGGGCTGATTCTG AGTGCAGGAACAGATTCAGCTGTTAACTTGTGGTATGCTTCAGCATCATCCACTAATAACAAAGCTCCAGAAAG CCCTGTGGAATCAACACGTGAGCGTGTAAACCTGTTGCTTAACTCATACACTGACTATGAAGACAGCGTCTATG GCCTTGCTTGGAGTTCACGTGAGCCTTGGGTTTTTGCATCATTATCATACGACGGAAGG GTCGTCATCGAATCAGTGAAGCCTTTCCTTCCAAGACTGTAG